A single genomic interval of Demequina sp. NBRC 110054 harbors:
- a CDS encoding twin-arginine translocase TatA/TatE family subunit, protein MFDINGSELLIIIVLAMIVIGPQRLPEYAQQLRGLVRRGRDMIREGKQTLTAEAPDVDWKQYDPRQYDPRRIVKEALAEEPPLPVEETRPGVPRKRHPLAVKRDAVAPYDPEST, encoded by the coding sequence GTGTTCGACATCAACGGCAGCGAGCTGCTGATCATCATCGTCCTTGCGATGATCGTGATCGGCCCCCAGCGCCTGCCCGAGTACGCCCAGCAGCTGCGCGGCCTCGTGCGCCGGGGCCGCGACATGATTCGCGAGGGCAAGCAGACGCTGACCGCCGAGGCGCCCGACGTCGACTGGAAGCAGTACGACCCGCGCCAGTACGACCCGCGGCGCATCGTCAAGGAGGCCCTCGCCGAGGAGCCGCCGCTGCCCGTCGAGGAGACCCGGCCCGGCGTGCCGCGCAAGCGTCACCCGCTCGCCGTCAAGCGCGACGCCGTCGCCCCGTACGACCCCGAGTCGACCTAG
- the trpS gene encoding tryptophan--tRNA ligase, with product MKQRVFSAMQPTSDSLQLGNYLGALVQWVKLQETHEAIYSVVDLHALTVAPDPAVLRDRTRRTAAQFLAAGVDPERSLLFVQSHVPQHAELAWVLSTFTGMGEAGRMTQFKDKSAKVGESGTNVGLFTYPVLMAADILLYDTNVVPVGEDQRQHLELSRDLAQRLNTRLGEGTVTVPEPHIVKEVAKIQDLQEPTKKMSKSASSPKGLIEILEDPKKIAKNIKSATTDTDTVIRYDDENKPGVSNLMRIYSAFTGKTIAELEAEYEGKMYGHLKVDLAEVVVEALTPVHDSAMEWIESPERLDKVLADGAAKASHIAQNTLDRIYDRVGLLPALHR from the coding sequence ATGAAGCAGCGCGTGTTCTCGGCCATGCAGCCGACCTCCGACTCCCTCCAGCTCGGCAACTACCTCGGCGCCCTGGTGCAGTGGGTCAAGCTCCAGGAGACGCACGAGGCGATCTACTCGGTCGTGGACCTGCACGCGCTGACCGTCGCGCCCGACCCCGCCGTGCTGCGCGACCGCACGCGCCGCACCGCGGCTCAGTTCCTCGCCGCGGGCGTGGACCCTGAGCGCTCGCTGCTGTTCGTCCAGTCGCACGTGCCTCAGCACGCCGAGCTCGCGTGGGTCCTGTCGACGTTCACCGGCATGGGCGAGGCCGGCCGCATGACGCAGTTCAAGGACAAGTCGGCGAAGGTGGGGGAGTCCGGCACGAACGTCGGCCTGTTCACCTACCCGGTGCTGATGGCCGCGGACATCCTACTGTACGACACGAACGTCGTGCCGGTCGGCGAGGACCAGCGCCAGCACCTCGAGCTCTCGCGCGACCTCGCGCAGCGCCTCAACACGCGCCTGGGCGAGGGCACCGTCACGGTCCCCGAGCCGCACATCGTCAAGGAGGTCGCCAAGATCCAGGACCTCCAGGAGCCGACCAAGAAGATGTCGAAGTCGGCGTCGAGCCCCAAGGGCCTCATCGAGATCCTCGAGGACCCCAAGAAGATCGCCAAGAACATCAAGTCCGCGACCACGGACACCGACACCGTGATCCGCTACGACGACGAGAACAAGCCGGGCGTGTCCAACCTCATGCGCATCTACTCGGCGTTCACCGGCAAGACCATCGCGGAGCTCGAGGCGGAGTACGAGGGCAAGATGTACGGCCACCTCAAGGTGGACCTCGCCGAGGTGGTCGTCGAGGCGCTCACGCCCGTCCACGACTCGGCCATGGAATGGATCGAGTCCCCCGAGCGGTTGGACAAGGTGCTGGCAGACGGTGCGGCCAAGGCCTCTCATATCGCGCAGAACACCCTGGACCGCATCTACGATCGAGTGGGACTGCTGCCCGCGCTGCATCGCTGA